Genomic segment of Methanolobus mangrovi:
ATTGCAGATATATTTTGTTCACCCGTATCAACGACTTCGAATGTCCACTGGTGGAAACCACCTGCACCAACTAGTTTCTCAGTTCCTTCTTGCTGTTCATAATTGTCTTCTTTGAGTTTCAGTCCATCGCCGTGAGTCAGGTTCCATGAATAACCTGTTGTGGGATTCTCTGTGAGTTTCACGAGGATTGTGTCTCCCTTTATGGCATATACTGTATTCTGACTGTCATTTTCTGAATAGGAGCTTGTGATGGGCTGCACCATGTCAGTTATCTCATCTGCGGTGTTATTATCCTCACTTGTCGGCAATTCTCCCTGCACATTATCTTCATCTGATGCTACACATCCTGAATTTAGGATTACAAGTGAAAGTATTGCGATTAAAGCAATGATTTTGATGAATTTATTATTCAAGCATGTCATCTCCCCCTTTTTGTTCATTAATAATTGTTTTTTAACTATATACGCATTTATTTAGCTATGGGCTTGTAGCCGGGTTTCTGTCAATGTGCATGTCATTATATTCTCAATAGATATATTTAAATAATATAAAGTAGTACATAGGCTGCCGATACCCGGCAAAACAAAAAAGGTGAAAATATGGATTTAGCAACAAAACTGAGATACAAGGTTATTAACCTGAACCATTTCAGACGATGTATGATGAGCAGGATGCAATATCAGCTATCTTCATACTGGAAAAAAGAGGCAAATATCCCTGCTTTCGACATGAAACCGGCAAAAGCTTCCAGCTTAACAATATGATTAACCTCCATGAAAAACGAACTGCCATCTCTTAATAAAAAACGGTTAAGCATAAACATTTGTAAGGTCTGAAGTCTATGTGGGTGCAATGCACCCAATCCCTCCACAACCTCCATTCTATTTTTTTATAATTCATCGAACTCTATGCTGACCCTCTCTGACTTCTTAGCCAGATTCTTTGAAAGCATACCGGTTTCCATCCTGCAGACGTGAAGAACTCCTGCGGGTACAAGGCATATAGGTGTACACTGTACTTCTTTTGCTCTGTCGATAACGAAATTATCTTTAATGTCCATGGTTTCCATCATGGGGATTTCCATGTGTGACATTTTCTTGATCTTCTCACAGGGTGTGTCGATATCTATAATAATATTACTTCCGTCAAGTTCCCCTGTAATCTTGTGAGTGAACCCACATATTGCTGAATTGACCCGAACTGTTGTTGCCATTTTTAATCACTTGATCATTCGTCATTGAATTCTATGCTGACCCTTTCGGATTGTTTTGCCAGCGTTTTTGAAAGCATACCCAATTCCATATTGCATACGTGCATTACTCCCGCAGGCACAATGCATGTTGTGCAGCAGACATCTTGTGCCTGATTCATGACATAATTTTCCTTTATGTTCCGGGTTTCCTTTTTTGGTATCTCCATGTGTGAGATTTTAGCGACCTTTTTGCAGTCAGTTTCAATATCTGCGATGATGGTCTTTCCATCAAGTTCTCCAATTATCTTATGCTTGAACCCGCAAATAGCTGAATTTACTCTTACTTCTGATGTCATGGTATGTTCTCCTTAAATCTCCATAAAAGTTCTATAATTATAGTTTCATTGAATGTGGATGGTTTTAAAAGTTTGCGTCTAAGTTAAAAAACAGCTGTTTTTTAGCAGTTCTGTCCGCTAGCTGCTGTAATTCATAAAAAAAATGTGTTAGAATAACACAATTTAAGAATGCATATTTATAGACTACTTTTCTTCGTCACCGGAACAACTGCAACAGACATTTCCTTTCAATATCTCTTTCCAGTCTCCGATCACGTCATGTGTCCAGCAATCATCAGCACCGGCTGCCTCTCTCATGGTGAGTGCAAAGATATATGAGAGATCCTTAACTGTGGCTCCTGCTTCCAGAGCACCTTTGAAATGTTTCAAAACACATGGTTTTGATCTGGCTTTGATTGAAAGGGCAAAACAAAGGTACTGGTATGTTTTTTCGTCAATTGGCCTTTTTTCGGCATAGAGTTTGTCTATTTCATCAAGTTTCTCGGTAAATTCGGGAAAGAACTCTTCAAGCATCCTCATGATTATATCTCCACTGTTTTTTTCAGTTAACACTGTTAATCCGGCATTTGGTAATACGATTCAGTGCCAGATACTTCAAAATATGTTGAAGTCGCTATTTAAATCTAATTGCTGTTTTCACCCTGTGTAAGAAATAGGTCTGATCAACGGGTTTCAAACCTGTATCCTGAAGTATTTCCCAAACACTCTGGGACTTTTCTCAATAACTGCAATATAAGCTCCAAGCAGAATGAATATGCAACCTATAATGGTGTTTGCAAGCAAAGGTGTATGCAGAATGGTAAAATCAAAAAAGATGCCGCTGACAGGTTCAAGCAACGCAAGAATACTTCCCTTCTGTGCTTCTATCTGCGAGATACCACTAACATAAAGGAGTGCGGCCATGGCGGTATTCACGACCCCGAACAATATTAACAGGTTCAAGTTATCTGCAAAAACGGGTTTAGGAACTCCGCCAGCAAATGGCAAAAGTAAAACAACACCTATCAGGGTATACCAGAATAGCTGGGCAACGCTTGAGTAATCATCCTTGATATAACGGATAGTTACAATCTCACTGCCAAATGAAAAACCGGCAAGGATTCCTGCAGCTATACCTATTATGTACCCATTGCCCGCTGCAAATCCGGTCGTTATGCCGGACATATCAACAATGAACAAAAGTCCGATAAACGACAGTACCAGCGCTACTATCCCTTTACGTGTTATCTTTTCCTTGAGTATGAGTGGTGACAGCAGAGTAACATACATCGGTGCCGTATAGAGCATCAGTATTGCAACTGAGAAACTTGTGTATTTTATGCATATAAAATATGTGAAAAGTGTAGTAGTATTAATAAAGCCAAGCAACAACAGGTATCGTTTCTTTTTCCGTGGTATTATCTGGGATAACTTTCCCGTGAGTATTATGAATACCAGAAGCGAAAGCACACCAAAGAGCTGCTTGTAGAATATCATTGGTC
This window contains:
- a CDS encoding protease inhibitor I42 family protein; the protein is MNNKFIKIIALIAILSLVILNSGCVASDEDNVQGELPTSEDNNTADEITDMVQPITSSYSENDSQNTVYAIKGDTILVKLTENPTTGYSWNLTHGDGLKLKEDNYEQQEGTEKLVGAGGFHQWTFEVVDTGEQNISAIYMRPWEEKTGAEDTFKLNVMVLEEDELIKGTGTIAYLELEGGFYGIIAEDESHYDPINLAEQFQNDGNMVEFVAYPRNDLMSFHMWGQLIEIRTITEVSE
- a CDS encoding DUF6951 family protein encodes the protein MATTVRVNSAICGFTHKITGELDGSNIIIDIDTPCEKIKKMSHMEIPMMETMDIKDNFVIDRAKEVQCTPICLVPAGVLHVCRMETGMLSKNLAKKSERVSIEFDEL
- a CDS encoding DUF6951 family protein, encoding MTSEVRVNSAICGFKHKIIGELDGKTIIADIETDCKKVAKISHMEIPKKETRNIKENYVMNQAQDVCCTTCIVPAGVMHVCNMELGMLSKTLAKQSERVSIEFNDE
- a CDS encoding carboxymuconolactone decarboxylase family protein, which produces MRMLEEFFPEFTEKLDEIDKLYAEKRPIDEKTYQYLCFALSIKARSKPCVLKHFKGALEAGATVKDLSYIFALTMREAAGADDCWTHDVIGDWKEILKGNVCCSCSGDEEK
- a CDS encoding DMT family transporter, with product MNPGSKKPYIELVTGSVLFGLLGVFVDYLQDVPTGPMIFYKQLFGVLSLLVFIILTGKLSQIIPRKKKRYLLLLGFINTTTLFTYFICIKYTSFSVAILMLYTAPMYVTLLSPLILKEKITRKGIVALVLSFIGLLFIVDMSGITTGFAAGNGYIIGIAAGILAGFSFGSEIVTIRYIKDDYSSVAQLFWYTLIGVVLLLPFAGGVPKPVFADNLNLLILFGVVNTAMAALLYVSGISQIEAQKGSILALLEPVSGIFFDFTILHTPLLANTIIGCIFILLGAYIAVIEKSPRVFGKYFRIQV